The following coding sequences are from one Natrinema sp. CBA1119 window:
- a CDS encoding TATA-box-binding protein, with protein MTEPVETIEIQNVVASTGIEQELNLEQLGLDLGEADYDPENFPGLVYRTQDPKAAALIFRSGKIVCTGANSEETARGSLSIVFDELRDLGIDVAESPPIEVQNIVASVDFGHRLNLTAIAIGLGLENIEYEPEQFPGLVYRLDEPSVVVLLFGSGKAVVTGAKTTDDVTEATKAVETRLTDLGLFE; from the coding sequence ATGACTGAACCAGTAGAGACTATTGAAATTCAGAACGTTGTTGCATCGACGGGTATCGAGCAAGAGCTGAATCTTGAACAGTTAGGGCTTGATCTTGGGGAAGCTGACTATGACCCTGAGAATTTTCCTGGACTTGTATACCGGACACAGGACCCGAAAGCTGCTGCCCTCATTTTTCGGTCGGGAAAGATTGTCTGTACAGGAGCAAACAGCGAAGAGACAGCACGCGGATCACTTAGCATAGTCTTCGATGAATTACGTGATCTCGGAATTGATGTCGCTGAGTCACCACCAATCGAGGTGCAGAATATTGTTGCAAGCGTCGACTTCGGTCACCGTCTCAACCTGACTGCGATCGCCATCGGTCTTGGACTCGAGAATATTGAGTATGAACCGGAACAGTTCCCTGGACTGGTGTACCGTCTTGATGAGCCATCAGTCGTCGTGCTGCTCTTTGGAAGTGGGAAAGCCGTCGTCACTGGGGCTAAGACCACTGACGATGTGACCGAGGCAACTAAGGCTGTTGAGACAAGGCTCACGGACTTAGGCCTATTTGAGTGA
- a CDS encoding HalOD1 output domain-containing protein: MVELLLFLPLFNRPHNAAVDLRVTMPKYHLLMPQATYHQEQSTPNLGTKIVEEIANREGTSPTQLSPPLHSVIDPDALNSLFQSTASASLEREGSISFTYCGYNVHVDSNANITTELIDGTE, encoded by the coding sequence TTGGTAGAACTTCTTCTCTTTTTACCCCTATTTAATCGACCGCATAATGCTGCGGTAGATTTGAGAGTGACGATGCCGAAATATCACCTGTTAATGCCTCAAGCGACGTATCACCAAGAGCAGTCTACACCGAATCTGGGTACGAAAATCGTTGAAGAAATTGCTAATCGCGAAGGAACAAGTCCCACTCAACTATCGCCACCTCTGCATTCTGTAATTGATCCTGATGCATTGAATTCACTTTTTCAGTCGACGGCTTCGGCAAGTCTCGAACGTGAAGGGAGTATTTCTTTCACCTATTGCGGATACAACGTACATGTTGATAGCAATGCTAATATCACCACGGAATTGATTGATGGGACAGAGTGA
- a CDS encoding helix-turn-helix domain-containing protein, with translation MVASYIAEITVKHPDLTLTSTLDAVPDLHIEIESQPATFSDSPVLFYSVKTPSYQTFESELDSDSTVTDWESISKFNDHRIYRVRLSSEVKVITPEMAERGLRILDVVNADSGWRLRLHAADRSQLANFQTYCEQEDVECEINKIYGDDDQSKTAGTGVHIQLTDRQHEVGQTATEMGYFDPEGADAEEVAEELGITPSTLSSHLRTIKAKMFKQHFNSW, from the coding sequence ATGGTGGCAAGTTATATCGCTGAAATTACGGTTAAACATCCAGACCTTACATTAACTTCGACACTTGATGCCGTACCAGACCTCCATATCGAAATCGAATCTCAGCCAGCAACATTCTCTGATTCGCCAGTGTTATTCTACTCAGTAAAGACACCCTCATATCAAACATTTGAATCAGAGCTTGACTCGGATTCTACAGTAACTGATTGGGAATCTATCTCCAAATTCAATGACCATCGTATCTATCGTGTACGTCTTAGTTCTGAGGTGAAAGTTATCACGCCGGAAATGGCTGAACGTGGTTTGCGTATTCTTGATGTTGTAAATGCTGATAGCGGATGGCGGCTTCGATTACATGCGGCAGATAGGAGCCAACTTGCGAACTTTCAGACGTATTGTGAACAAGAAGATGTGGAGTGTGAAATAAATAAAATATACGGTGACGATGATCAGAGTAAAACTGCAGGAACAGGTGTTCATATTCAACTAACTGACCGTCAGCACGAAGTCGGTCAAACTGCAACGGAGATGGGTTATTTTGACCCGGAGGGGGCCGACGCTGAAGAGGTTGCCGAGGAGCTTGGCATTACACCATCAACCCTGTCCTCGCACCTGAGAACAATTAAGGCAAAGATGTTCAAGCAACACTTTAATTCATGGTAA
- a CDS encoding thiamine-binding protein — translation MTIIARFEVIPVHDGSLSEDIAQAIDALDEFDISYKMTATDTVIEANDVDEVFEAIQAAHNAVEADRIITSVEVDDQGSDQHAEDRVKSVASVLGRDPEKNM, via the coding sequence ATGACTATCATCGCCAGATTCGAGGTCATCCCAGTCCACGACGGAAGTCTGTCCGAAGACATCGCACAGGCTATCGACGCACTAGACGAGTTCGATATCTCATACAAAATGACCGCAACAGACACGGTCATCGAAGCCAACGACGTCGATGAGGTATTCGAAGCAATCCAAGCGGCACACAATGCAGTTGAGGCCGATCGAATTATCACATCCGTTGAAGTTGACGACCAAGGAAGTGATCAGCACGCCGAGGATCGCGTTAAATCTGTGGCCAGTGTGCTTGGCCGCGACCCAGAGAAGAACATGTAG